GGTCATAATTTTGCAAGTTAAAACTGCCGCCGTTGCCGCAGCATACGTCTGCACCTGCCATCTCCACAAAAGTGCAGTCCGCATTGGCCCGGATCAAATCCCGGGGCTGGCTTCTCACTTTTAAAGATTTGGCCAGATGACAGGGATCGTGGTAGGTCACGGTGGACTTTGGGGCTTTACTTGAATCCTGTGCCGGGGCTACCTGCAGCACATCCACCAGAAATTGGCTGATGTCCATGGTTTTAGGTGCCCATTCTTTGGCCCTGAATTTTTCAACTGAATCGTCTTCTGCCATCATAGGCCAGATCTCTTTAATAGTAGCCGTACAGGTGGCACAGGGCGTGATCAGGTAATCAAATGATTTTTCAGCAAACAGGGCGGCATTGTGGGCCAAAAGCGTGTTAAAGGTTTTTTGCTCACCGGATGCCAGGGCGGGAATGCCGCAGCAGGCCTGGCCTTTGGGCATAAAAACACCCACCCCGTGATGGTTTAACACCTTGAGCACAGCCTTGCCGATTTCAGGGTTCATCTTGTCGGTAACGCAGCCGGGGAAAAAAGCCACTTTTATCCCCGAACGCCCGACCGGGGTGTTCAGTGACGGCGTGGTTTTATGGAACGGGGTTTTGGCCAACGGCAGAAAATGCCTGTTGCCGATCACCCCGGACAGAAGCTTGGCACACCGGGTGCCTTGCTTGGCGTCTGCTTTGCTGGTACCAAGATTCTGGAATTTGGATGCCGTTTCAACCAGTGCATCCATACGTTCCGGATGTTTGAGCATGCCCCTGAAAATTAGCTTTTTAACGGGTGAGAGTCCGATGTACTCGGTTAAGGCGACCCGGGCTTTCATAAAGATCTCAAGGATCTTCACCCCTGAGGGGCAGTTTGCAGCACAGGTGCCGCACATCAGGCATTTTTCAATCCGGGTTTTGGCCCCCTTGGCATCGGTAAGCATCTGTTCGGCCAGACGTTCCAGAAGAAAAATCTTGCCCCGGGCCACATCTCCCTCATCCCCGGTCTGTTTAAATACCGGGCAAACCGCCTGGCACATACCGCACTTCATGCAATCCGTGAGCTGGTTTTCAATCTCTTTGAGACTTTTTGCAAGTTTGTTTAGCTCTGACATTTTACCGTCCTATGATTTTTCCCGGGTTGAGGATATTGTTCGGATCAATTGAGGCCTTCATGGTCCGGGAGAAGTCAATGGAAGACTGACCCACCTCGTTTTTCATGAATCCGGCCTTGGCAATGCCGATGCCGTGCTCCCCGGACAAGGTGCCGCCTAAGGAGAGGGCCGCGTCAAACAGGTCGGCCACACAATGTTCCACCCGTTCCCAATGGTCTGCATCCCGGCGGTCCG
This window of the uncultured Desulfobacter sp. genome carries:
- a CDS encoding (Fe-S)-binding protein, with product MSELNKLAKSLKEIENQLTDCMKCGMCQAVCPVFKQTGDEGDVARGKIFLLERLAEQMLTDAKGAKTRIEKCLMCGTCAANCPSGVKILEIFMKARVALTEYIGLSPVKKLIFRGMLKHPERMDALVETASKFQNLGTSKADAKQGTRCAKLLSGVIGNRHFLPLAKTPFHKTTPSLNTPVGRSGIKVAFFPGCVTDKMNPEIGKAVLKVLNHHGVGVFMPKGQACCGIPALASGEQKTFNTLLAHNAALFAEKSFDYLITPCATCTATIKEIWPMMAEDDSVEKFRAKEWAPKTMDISQFLVDVLQVAPAQDSSKAPKSTVTYHDPCHLAKSLKVRSQPRDLIRANADCTFVEMAGADVCCGNGGSFNLQNYDLSKQIGMDKRQNILASGAATVATSCPACMMQIRDVLSQNHDEVKVRHVIEIYAESIKN